A single genomic interval of Corvus cornix cornix isolate S_Up_H32 chromosome 1, ASM73873v5, whole genome shotgun sequence harbors:
- the POU1F1 gene encoding pituitary-specific positive transcription factor 1 isoform X3 — protein sequence MAGIKPATPEMLSASLSQTRILQTCSMPHPNVVNGVSTLQSGLTPCLYKFPEHALSASSCALGHGFTPMPQSLLADDPAATDFKQEFRRKSKSVEEPVDMDSPEIRELEKFANEFKLRRIKLGYTQTNVGEALAAVHGSEFSQTTICRFENLQLSFKNACKLKSILSKWLEEAEQVGALYNEKVGVNERKRKRRTTISIAAKEALERHFGEQSKPSSQEIVRMAEGLNLEKEVVRVWFCNRRQREKRVKTSLHQNTFSSIIKEHHECR from the exons gcatcAAGCCTGCAACTCCAGAGATGCTCTCAGCAAGTCTCTCCCAGACTCGCATCTTACAGACATGCAGCATGCCCCACCCCAACGTGGTAAATGGTGTCAGCACCTTGCAAA GTGGTCTGACCCCTTGCCTCTACAAATTCCCGGAGCACGCGCTGAGTGCCAGCTCCTGTGCCCTGGGCCACGGCTTCACTCCCATGCCCCAGTCCCTCCTCGCGGACGATCCTGCTGCCACGGACTTCAAGCAGGAATTCCGCAGGAAGAGCAAGTCTGTGGAAGAGCCCGTGGACATGGACTCCCCTGAAATCAGGGAGCTGGAGAAATTTGCCAATGAGTTTAAGCTGCGGAGAATTAAGTTGG GTTATACACAAACCAACGTTGGAGAAGCGCTGGCTGCTGTGCACGGCTCTGAGTTCAGCCAGACGACGATTTGCCGGTTTGAGAACTTGCAGCTGAGCTTCAAGAACGCGTGCAAACTGAAATCCATCCTGTCCAAGTGGCTGGAGGAAGCAGAACAAGTGGGAG CTTTGTACAATGAAAAGGTTGGAGTGAATGAGCGGAAGAGGAAGCGCAGAACCACCATAAG TATCGCTGCCAAAGAAGCCCTGGAGAGGCACTTTGGAGAACAAAGTAAGCCTTCTTCTCAGGAAATCGTGAGGATGGCTGAGGGGCTCAATCTTGAGAAAGAAGTTGTGAGAGTTTGGTTTTGCAACagaagacaaagggaaaaaagagtgAAGACCAGTTTACACCAGAACACCTTTAGTTCTATTATCAAGGAGCACCACGAATGCCGGTAA
- the CHMP2B gene encoding charged multivesicular body protein 2b — protein MASLFKKKTVDDIIKEQNRELRGTQRAISRDRAALEKQEKQLELEIKKMAKTGNKEACKVLAKQLVQLRKQKNRTYAVSSKVTSMSTQTKVMNSQMKMAGAMSATAKTMQAVNKKMDPQKTLQTMQNFQKENMKMEMTEEMINDTLDDIFDASDEEEESQDIVNQVLDEIGIEISGKMAKAPSAARGLPSASASTTTTISDEEIERQLKALGVD, from the exons ATGGCCTCGCTCTTCAAGAAGAAGACCGTGGACG atatAATAAAGGAGCAAAATCGAGAGTTAAGAGGTACACAGAGGGCTATAAGCAGAGATAGAGCAGCacttgaaaaacaggaaaaacaactg GAACTGGAAATCAAGAAAATGGCTAAGACTGGTAACAAAGAGGCCTGCAAAGTGCTGGCCAAGCAGCTGGTGCAGCTGCGGAAGCAGAAGAATCGAACCTATGCTGTGAGCTCCAAAGTCACTTCCATGTCCACTCAAACAAAGGTCATGAACTCCCAGATGAAGATGGCAGGAGCTATGTCAGCTACAGCCAAA ACAATGCAAGCAGTTAATAAGAAAATGGATCCACAAAAGACACTACAAACTATGCAGaatttccagaaggaaaacatgaagaTGGAAATGACTGAAGAAATGA tTAATGATACTCTGGATGATATTTTTGATGCTTctgatgaagaggaagaaagccAAGATATTGTTAACCAAGTGCTTGATGAGATTGGGATCGAAATCTCTGGCAAG ATGGCCAaagctccctcagctgcccGAGGGTTGCCATCTGCATCAGCATCGACCACCACCACCATATCGGATGAGGAGATTGAACGCCAGCTCAAAGCCTTGGGGGTGGATTAA